The Triticum aestivum cultivar Chinese Spring chromosome 7B, IWGSC CS RefSeq v2.1, whole genome shotgun sequence genome window below encodes:
- the LOC123157270 gene encoding uncharacterized protein isoform X1: MACFDLTKTLCEELSNMINRYWWSQVDKENKIHWASWEKMTKTKKTRGLGFRDLHAFNLAMLARQAWRLIQNPASLCAQVLSARYYSDGSVLQARPRSGISYTWRSILKGVDLLKKGIIWRVGSGSNINIWSDPWIPRGSTRRVITQRGGNVVTKVNDLIDPTTNNWDEDLVRQTFLPEDANIILQIPIHTHEDDCIAWHYDKKDEDTCGFNWPKLWSLPLPNKVLHFLWRMSTNTLPLRMKLQQRGKARRENTRATTKRKMVQTSTEDLENQH, encoded by the exons ATGGCTTGCTTTGATCTAACCAAGACCCTATGTGAAGAGTTGAGCAATATGATAAATAGATACTGGTGGAGCCAAGTGGATAAAGAGAATAAAATACATTGGGCTAGCTGGGAGAAGATGACGAAGACGAAGAAAACAAGAGGCTTGGGATTTAGGGATCTCCATGCCTTCAATCTGGCCATGCTTGCAAGGCAAGCATGGAGGCTCATTCAAAACCCAGCTTCCTTATGTGCGCAGGTCCTGTCAGCAAGATACTATTCAGATGGCTCAGTTCTTCAAGCCAGGCCTAGAAGCGGCATATCCTACACATGGCGCAGTATACTAAAAGGAGTAGATCTGCTCAAGAAAGGGATCATATGGAGAGTAGGCAGTGGTAGCAACATCAATATTTGGTCTGATCCCTGGATTCCAAGAGGAAGTACTAGGAGAGTCATCACACAGAGGGGTGGAAATGTTGTAACTAAAGTAAATGATTTGATTGATCCTACCACAAACAATTGGGATGAAGACTTAGTTAGACAAACCTTTCTCCCTGAAGATGCAAATATTATTCTACAAATCCCAATTCATACACATGAAGATGattgcatagcatggcattatgatAAAAAAG ATGAAGATACATGTGGTTTTAATTGGCCAAAGTTGTGGTCGCTTCCCCTCCCCAACAAGGTTCTTCACTTCTTATGGCGCATGTCCACAAATACCTTACCACTGCGCATGAAGCTCCAGCAAAGAG GTAAGGCAAGAAGGGAGAATACAAGAGCAACAACAAAAAGAAAGATGGTCCAGACCTCCACCGAAGATCTTGAAAATCAACACTGA
- the LOC123157270 gene encoding uncharacterized protein isoform X2, whose translation MAHVHKYLTTAHEAPAKRQEGRIQEQQQKERWSRPPPKILKINTDGAYLKESNSGGWGFVIRNDCGMVIAAGAGNLGQVSNALHSEAMAMLHAINAAIQMGCHCVIMETDSVQLQSAVNNEDYDLSTLGAIFKDIKFKLRVSFNHVTVVSCPRTCNVVAHCLAAYGTKLGAGISEIWLDECPDFVNDAVAGDLSSIGS comes from the exons ATGGCGCATGTCCACAAATACCTTACCACTGCGCATGAAGCTCCAGCAAAGAG GCAAGAAGGGAGAATACAAGAGCAACAACAAAAAGAAAGATGGTCCAGACCTCCACCGAAGATCTTGAAAATCAACACTGACGGCGCCTACCTGAAGGAATCAAATTCTGGAGGTTGGGGCTTTGTTATCAGGAACGATTGTGGTATGGTAATAGCAGCTGGTGCAGGAAATTTGGGGCAAGTTTCGAATGCGCTCCATTCGGAGGCAATGGCAATGTTGCATGCCATAAACGCAGCTATTCAGATGGGTTGTCACTGTGTCATAATGGAGACTGACTCTGTGCAACTTCAGTCAGCAGTGAACAATGAAGACTATGATCTCTCTACATTAGGAGCTATTTTCAAAGATATTAAATTTAAGCTGAGAGTAAGCTTCAATCATGTAACTGTTGTGTCTTGTCCTAGAACTTGTAATGTAGTGGCACACTGTTTAGCAGCGTATGGTACTAAACTAGGAGCTGGCATAAGTGAGATTTGGCTTGATGAATGTCCAGACTTTGTAAATGACGCTGTTGCTGGCGACTTGTCCAGCATTGGTTCTTAA